A region of Esox lucius isolate fEsoLuc1 chromosome 3, fEsoLuc1.pri, whole genome shotgun sequence DNA encodes the following proteins:
- the LOC105019258 gene encoding alanine aminotransferase 1-like yields MSFLSVREISPKVRSINPTELEPLVKRAAQIKTELTQGVRKSYKDVIDVCWGDPHRGGVKPLTFVRQVLAACMYPQLIHSDKLPVDVRRRAQRLLDVCDGESVGSYTATAGIPYIRSNLARFISRRDGGVPSSPENIFLSSGSQISLTHVLKLLIHNQASLPIGVLTPMSTYSTFKMAVEGLGGAVIPYYLEEERGWELRVEELRRVLREFKDVCNPVALYVINPGNPTGHVQSRTSIEEVIRFAAEERLFLMADEVYQDSIFGEDTEFVSYKKVLSEMGPPLSHQVELASFHSVSKGFMGECGLRGGYVELVNLDPEVKKYIYNIFLTDSSPAVTGQLALDLMVNPPRPGDPSYPVYAQEIKTIKAMLVHNMSRVLEVLNNIPGISCQPITGGAFILPRLHLPQGAVRKAEELGMQPDLWYCKLLLEEAGVCVGPGCEYGQKEGTYHIRLRVLTPVDTMEEVLRRLKNFHLNFLKEFS; encoded by the exons ATGTCTTTTCTGAGCGTGAGAGAGATCAGCCCCAAGGTGCGGAGCATTAATCCAACAGAGCTGGAACCCTTGGTGAAACGAGCTGCACAGATCAAAACAGAGCTCACACAG GGAGTGAGGAAGTCTTATAAGGATGTGATAGATGTCTGCTGGGGAGACCCACACAGAGGAGGGGTCAAACCCTTGACCTTTGTCCGACAG GTTCTTGCAGCCTGCATGTACCCTCAGCTGATCCACAGTGACAAACTGCCAGTCGATGTTAGACGGAGGGCCCAAAGGCTGCTGGATGTATGTGATGGGGAGAGTGTTG GCTCCTACACAGCCACTGCTGGAATCCCTTACATACGGTCTAATCTGGCCAGGTTCATCTCTCGACGAGACGGTGGTGTGCCGTCATCCCCTGAAAATATCTTCCTGTCGTCTGGTTCTCAGATTTCACTAACG CATGTGTTGAAGCTGTTGATCCACAATCAGGCCTCACTCCCAATAGGTGTCCTGACCCCTATGTCCACCTACTCGACATTTAAAATGGCAGTGGAGGGGCTTGGTGGAGCTGTTATTCCCTACTACCTAGAGGAGGAGCGTGGTTGGGAACTGCGGGTGGAGGAGTTACGTAGAGTGCTAAGGGAGTTTAAGGATGTCTGCAATCCAGTCGCCCTGTATGTCATCAACCCGGGCAACCCTACTG GTCATGTTCAAAGCCGAACGTCAATTGAAGAGGTGATCCGATTTGCTGCTGAGGAAAGGCTCTTCCTCATGGCTGATGAG GTGTATCAGGACAGTATTTTTGGGGAAGACACTGAGTTCGTCTCCTATAAAAAGGTTCTGTCTGAGATGGGACCTCCTCTCTCACACCAAGTGGAGCTAGCCTCCTTCCATTCAGTATCCAAAGGCTTTATGGGAGA GTGTGGGCTACGAGGGGGGTATGTAGAGCTGGTGAACCTTGACCCTGAAGTTAAGAAGTACATCTACAACATATTCTTGACTGACTCCTCTCCGGCTGTGACTGGTCAGCTCGCCCTGGACCTCATGGTTAATCCTCCCAGACCAGGTGACCCCTCTTACCCGGTTTATGCCCAG GAGATCAAAACTATCAAGGCCATGCTGGTCCATAACATGAGTCGAGTCCTGGAGGTCCTGAACAACATCCCAGGTATCAGCTGTCAGCCAATTACAGGAGGAGCCTTCATACTGCCCCGATTACATCTACCCCAAGGAGCCGTCCGCAAGGCTGAG GAACTGGGAATGCAGCCAGACCTGTGGTATTGTAAACTACTCCTTGAGGAggcaggagtgtgtgtgggcCCAGGTTGTGAGTATGGACAGAAGGAAGGCACCTACCACATCAG aCTGCGTGTCCTGACCCCAGTGGACACCATGGAAGAAGTACTACGACGCCTGAAGAACTTCCACCTGAACTTCCTCAAAGAGTTTTCCTGA